A stretch of the Streptomyces ortus genome encodes the following:
- a CDS encoding WhiB family transcriptional regulator: MSRPGIPKPTDYVDLDPRFPFPHTPTRTVCQEKPSLFDFAAGDRVADRAATEKRLAQADAACAGCPIAAACLRWALVNKQATRTGVFAATTPRQRTVLRERLADRLGPDWIDVLAAQDQNRRERAAAARHDPLTVSQSRIVRLDRDVNGPLRPRRGLPAVRQQSNRALLDAAAQQHYGRGLPRLNQPKSA, encoded by the coding sequence ATGAGCCGGCCCGGCATTCCCAAGCCCACCGACTATGTGGATCTCGACCCGCGCTTCCCCTTCCCCCACACGCCCACCCGCACGGTCTGCCAGGAGAAGCCGTCCCTGTTCGACTTCGCCGCCGGTGACCGCGTCGCCGACCGTGCGGCGACGGAGAAGCGGCTGGCGCAGGCCGACGCGGCGTGTGCCGGCTGCCCGATCGCCGCCGCGTGCCTGCGGTGGGCGCTGGTCAACAAACAGGCCACCCGCACTGGGGTCTTCGCGGCCACCACCCCGAGGCAGCGCACCGTCCTGCGTGAGCGGCTCGCCGACCGCCTCGGACCCGACTGGATCGATGTCCTCGCAGCTCAGGACCAGAACCGCCGGGAGCGGGCTGCCGCGGCCCGCCACGATCCGCTGACGGTCTCCCAGTCACGGATCGTGCGGCTGGACCGTGACGTCAACGGGCCCCTGCGTCCGCGGCGGGGGCTTCCTGCCGTCCGGCAGCAGAGCAACCGCGCGCTCCTGGATGCGGCCGCCCAACAGCACTACGGCCGCGGGCTGCCCCGCCTGAACCAGCCCAAGTCGGCCTGA
- a CDS encoding GGDEF domain-containing protein: MPGPGALRLPTRTLLITATALPLALAVVADDVRVRRQLHTARRDPLTGLPGRDILMHRIDRLAHTRRELLHVLVCDADGLKTVNDSLGHATGDVLIAAVGRRLSTWAAGRSGIAARLGGDEFGAAVLMPPAAAVREVLALREVLAQPIRHEGQLLHGIEGQVLRPSVSIGIARATVLPEGVGASRILRSADVAMYRVKTGEQPVGYRAARRDAYVPAVHGRRPGRPGTALAAR; encoded by the coding sequence ATGCCCGGACCCGGCGCCTTACGGCTGCCGACCCGCACACTCCTCATCACCGCGACCGCGCTGCCGCTCGCCCTGGCCGTCGTCGCCGACGACGTCCGGGTGCGGCGCCAGTTGCACACGGCCCGCCGGGACCCGCTCACCGGGCTGCCCGGCCGCGACATCCTCATGCACCGCATCGACCGCCTCGCGCACACACGCCGCGAGCTGCTGCACGTCCTCGTCTGCGACGCCGACGGACTCAAGACCGTCAACGACAGCCTTGGGCACGCTACCGGTGACGTCCTGATCGCCGCGGTCGGCCGTCGCCTCAGTACGTGGGCGGCCGGCCGGAGCGGGATCGCCGCGCGTCTGGGTGGTGACGAGTTCGGGGCCGCGGTGCTGATGCCGCCGGCTGCGGCGGTGCGTGAAGTCCTTGCGCTGCGCGAGGTGCTGGCGCAGCCCATCCGGCACGAGGGGCAGCTGCTGCACGGCATCGAGGGGCAGGTCCTGCGCCCGTCGGTGTCCATCGGTATCGCCCGCGCCACCGTCCTGCCGGAGGGGGTCGGTGCCTCGCGGATCCTGCGGAGTGCGGACGTGGCGATGTACCGGGTCAAGACCGGCGAGCAGCCGGTCGGGTATAGGGCGGCCCGCCGGGACGCGTACGTGCCTGCGGTGCACGGCCGCCGTCCTGGCCGTCCCGGCACCGCGCTGGCGGCGCGATGA
- a CDS encoding excalibur calcium-binding domain-containing protein, whose protein sequence is MGLPGRIFTAVLGAVVGLFVLFVALGGILAACGAGDEEPRAPATSSPVTTSEPAEPDPTSTPAATPTDPVSAAETPPEPVTASPTFTSAPRPAEPDTTAPEPSREPRREETTTEPTREETTAEPPPDANVYYENCDAARDAGAAPVYRGDPGYGPHLDRDGDGVACEPYAGP, encoded by the coding sequence ATGGGATTGCCGGGCCGGATCTTCACAGCTGTCCTCGGCGCTGTTGTGGGTCTCTTCGTGCTGTTCGTAGCGCTGGGTGGCATCCTCGCGGCGTGCGGCGCGGGGGACGAAGAGCCTCGGGCACCTGCCACGTCCAGCCCTGTGACGACTTCAGAGCCTGCTGAGCCCGATCCCACCAGCACACCCGCAGCCACGCCGACAGACCCGGTCAGCGCTGCTGAGACGCCCCCGGAGCCTGTGACGGCCAGCCCCACATTCACGTCCGCGCCGCGTCCGGCGGAACCAGACACGACGGCCCCGGAACCAAGCCGGGAGCCGCGCCGTGAGGAAACCACTACAGAACCGACCCGCGAAGAGACCACTGCGGAGCCACCGCCGGACGCCAACGTGTACTACGAGAACTGTGACGCGGCACGGGACGCCGGCGCGGCTCCGGTGTACCGCGGGGACCCGGGTTACGGGCCGCACCTGGACCGTGACGGCGACGGGGTCGCCTGCGAACCGTACGCCGGGCCGTAG
- a CDS encoding peptidase inhibitor family I36 protein, which translates to MRKRSSAALAASAAILGVIAIAPNASAEPSPPDCPTGNVCAWSSDGYHGPTILKTEGNWSGSLRVGFIMNNGFPSPGSDHIQATWVFDGRTWDRCLHFNPGPGDYKLSFPTGVELKSLVWRGEC; encoded by the coding sequence ATGCGCAAGCGGAGTTCCGCAGCTCTTGCTGCCTCTGCCGCCATCCTCGGTGTCATCGCCATCGCGCCGAACGCATCCGCCGAGCCCAGCCCTCCGGACTGCCCCACAGGAAACGTCTGCGCTTGGTCGTCCGACGGCTATCACGGGCCTACGATCCTGAAGACTGAGGGCAACTGGTCCGGGTCGCTGCGCGTGGGCTTCATCATGAACAACGGCTTTCCCAGCCCCGGATCCGATCACATCCAGGCCACCTGGGTCTTTGATGGCCGTACCTGGGACAGGTGTCTGCACTTCAACCCGGGACCGGGCGACTACAAGCTCTCCTTCCCGACGGGAGTGGAGCTGAAGAGCCTCGTCTGGCGTGGCGAGTGCTGA
- a CDS encoding Pycsar system effector family protein, with protein MALPALIVPDYSSTHTDHNLTEAWAVVSGEIARTDGKSSLLLAFTGAVLAGLASLTGRPLPAVTQAFGAAGVLALAAASILLLLVVRPRLRGGGLESFPAWARMSEADIREALHGDLRAARIRILSLIAVRKFRHLQRAVDLILTALALLLLAAIGALL; from the coding sequence ATGGCACTGCCCGCCCTGATCGTCCCTGACTACTCCAGCACCCACACCGACCACAACCTCACTGAGGCCTGGGCCGTTGTCAGCGGGGAGATTGCCCGCACCGACGGAAAGTCGTCCCTGCTGCTTGCCTTCACCGGCGCGGTGCTGGCCGGGCTCGCGTCTCTCACCGGCCGCCCGCTGCCCGCCGTCACGCAGGCCTTCGGCGCGGCCGGCGTCCTCGCCCTGGCCGCCGCCTCCATCCTCCTGCTTCTAGTTGTGCGCCCCCGGTTACGCGGAGGCGGCCTGGAGTCGTTCCCGGCGTGGGCACGGATGAGCGAAGCCGACATCCGCGAGGCGCTGCACGGCGACCTCCGCGCCGCCCGCATCCGCATCCTGTCCCTCATCGCCGTGCGTAAGTTCCGCCATCTTCAGCGCGCGGTCGACCTGATCCTCACCGCGCTCGCCCTGCTGCTCCTGGCCGCGATCGGCGCCCTGCTCTGA